The Branchiostoma lanceolatum isolate klBraLanc5 chromosome 10, klBraLanc5.hap2, whole genome shotgun sequence genome has a window encoding:
- the LOC136443084 gene encoding 60S ribosome subunit biogenesis protein NIP7 homolog, giving the protein MRPLTEDETRTFFEKLSKYIGENIRLLIDRPDGTYCFRLHKDRVYYVSEHIMKRAANVSRENLISMGTCFGKFTKTGKFRLHITALDFLAPYAKYKIWVKPGAEQIFLYGNHILKSGLGRITESTSQYQGVVVYSMSDIPLGFGVAAKSTQECRRTDPMSIVCFHQADIGEYIRAEDTLT; this is encoded by the exons ATGCGACCACTAACGGAGGACGAGACGAGAACGTTTTTCGAGAAGCTCTCAAAATA CATAGGAGAGAACATCAGACTGCTGATCGACAGACCAGATGGGACATACTGTTTTAGACTACACAAGGACAGGGTCTACTATGTGAG TGAGCACATCATGAAAAGAGCAGCGAATGTCTCGCGTGAAAACCTGATCAGTATGGGCACGTGTTTCGGCAAGTTCACCAAGACTGGCAAGTTCCGTCTCCACATCACAGCACTGGACTTCCTCGCTCCTTATGCAAAG tACAAGATTTGGGTGAAACCTGGCGCTGAACAGATCTTCCTGTATGGAAACCACATCCTGAAGTCTGGGTTGGGGCGTATAACGGAGAGTACTAGCCAGTACCAAGGGGTGGTGGTGTATTCTATGAGTGACATACCACTG GGTTTTGGAGTAGCAGCCAAGTCCACCCAGGAGTGCAGAAGAACAGACCCCATGTCTATTGTGTGCTTCCACCAGGCTGACATAGGGGAGTATATCAGGGCAGAGGACACCCTGACATAG
- the LOC136443083 gene encoding uncharacterized protein isoform X1, which produces MYPSMTTYLPSNSGNFGGLSLQICRAPIIHSPPDRRSSSSSLTSVQGRLSTDSSKTREAFLPEIHGTTLQGSRSRPPSKTAVIVRAKSGKLTSKRPDMAFQSSPSVPKFQGSSVSVLVDSAAVKKALESLNLQEHDSGISSEDSNNEHHDSTETTAPTATVSAPDNKLNKNKKKTKRKVKSGSKMANRKTGIKPGLKLKTRAKSAKSIYSQTLMRVGSAVGFNANSLRLQTRQKTGKSDQRVSRTSEATRRDNKMSAPKASSEIIYSQKFSRLHPNSSIHAVSKSLDSAQEKQSDKRHAGFLSARRAEVPMFSPRRADLLPSPRRPSTNGAEGEKPVRIFLSEKQSGMMKDCGVFLPCAPPATPSKEQMERYEFVPSMTDVRAKREVQARLQLMDKAAKQKKAKQMEIAKRQEKRKEKDGVAGHKARQRLEIYALNKIMSEYEWSNFQAFKRSINGGV; this is translated from the exons ATGTACCCCAGTATGACTACTTATCTACCGTCCAACTCGGGAAACTTCGGCGGGCTGTCACTGCAGATCTGCCGAGCACCTATCATCCACTCCCCTCCTGACAGACGGAGTTCTTCCTCAAGCCTAACCTCAGTACAAGGCCGACTGAGCACCGATAGCTCCAAGACGCGTGAAGCCTTTCTTCCCGAAATACACGGGACAACTTTACAGGGATCTCGGAGTCGGCCTCCCAGTAAGACAGCTGTCATTGTGAGAGCCAAGTCGGGGAAGTTGACATCAAAGCGACCGGACATGGCGTTTCAATCCTCCCCAAGTGTTCCCAAGTTTCAAGGATCTTCAGTCTCGGTTCTTGTCGACAGCGCTGCCGTTAAGAAGGCACTAGAATCTTTAAATCTTCAAGAACACGACTCAGGGATTTCTAGTGAAGACTCGAACAATGAGCATCACGactcaacagaaacaacagcaCCAACAGCGACAGTATCAG CTCCTGACAACAAATtaaacaagaacaagaagaaaaccAAACGGAAGGTAAAATCGGGTTCAAAGATGGCCAACCGCAAGACGGGTATCAAGCCAGGGTTGAAGTTGAAAACTCGAGCAAAGTCTGCCAAAAGTATCTACAGCCAAACACTGATGCGTGTTGGGAGTGCAGTAGGGTTCAACGCCAACAGTCTACGGTTACAGACTCGGCAGAAAACGGGAAAGTCGGACCAAAGAGTCAGTCGCACAAGCGAAGCAACTAGAAGAGACAACAAGATGTCTGCGCCAAAGGCAAGCAGTGAAATCATCTACTCTCAGAAATTTTCTAGACTCCATCCAAACAGTTCCATCCACGCAGTGTCAAAAAGTTTGGACAGTGCTCAAGAGAAACAATCGGACAAGCGTCACGCGGGGTTCTTGTCGGCGAGGAGAGCCGAAGTGCCGATGTTTTCTCCGAGAAGAGCCGATCTGCTGCCGTCACCGAGACGACCGAGTACGAATGGCGCCGAAGGTGAGAAACCTGTGAGAATATTTCTGTCGGAAAAGCAGTCCGGAATGATGAAGGACTGTGGAGTGTTCTTGCCATGCGCACCGCCCGCCACACCCTCAAAAG AGCAAATGGAGAGATACGAGTTCGTGCCGTCTATGACGGATGTCAGG GCCAAGCGAGAAGTGCAGGCTCGGTTACAGCTGATGGACAAGGCTGCCAAACAGAAGAAAGCCAAACAAATGGAGATTGCAAAACGGCAAGAAAAACGCAAGGAGAAAGATGGCGTCGCGGGGCACAAGGCTAGACAAAGACTAGAG ATATACGCGCTGAACAAAATCATGTCGGAATATGAATGGTCGAACTTTCAAGCCTTTAAAAGGAGCATCAATGGGGGTGTATGA
- the LOC136443083 gene encoding eukaryotic translation initiation factor 3 subunit A-like isoform X2: protein MYPSMTTYLPSNSGNFGGLSLQICRAPIIHSPPDRRSSSSSLTSVQGRLSTDSSKTREAFLPEIHGTTLQGSRSRPPSKTAVIVRAKSGKLTSKRPDMAFQSSPSVPKFQGSSVSVLVDSAAVKKALESLNLQEHDSGISSEDSNNEHHDSTETTAPTATVSAPDNKLNKNKKKTKRKVKSGSKMANRKTGIKPGLKLKTRAKSAKSIYSQTLMRVGSAVGFNANSLRLQTRQKTGKSDQRVSRTSEATRRDNKMSAPKASSEIIYSQKFSRLHPNSSIHAVSKSLDSAQEKQSDKRHAGFLSARRAEVPMFSPRRADLLPSPRRPSTNGAEEQMERYEFVPSMTDVRAKREVQARLQLMDKAAKQKKAKQMEIAKRQEKRKEKDGVAGHKARQRLEIYALNKIMSEYEWSNFQAFKRSINGGV, encoded by the exons ATGTACCCCAGTATGACTACTTATCTACCGTCCAACTCGGGAAACTTCGGCGGGCTGTCACTGCAGATCTGCCGAGCACCTATCATCCACTCCCCTCCTGACAGACGGAGTTCTTCCTCAAGCCTAACCTCAGTACAAGGCCGACTGAGCACCGATAGCTCCAAGACGCGTGAAGCCTTTCTTCCCGAAATACACGGGACAACTTTACAGGGATCTCGGAGTCGGCCTCCCAGTAAGACAGCTGTCATTGTGAGAGCCAAGTCGGGGAAGTTGACATCAAAGCGACCGGACATGGCGTTTCAATCCTCCCCAAGTGTTCCCAAGTTTCAAGGATCTTCAGTCTCGGTTCTTGTCGACAGCGCTGCCGTTAAGAAGGCACTAGAATCTTTAAATCTTCAAGAACACGACTCAGGGATTTCTAGTGAAGACTCGAACAATGAGCATCACGactcaacagaaacaacagcaCCAACAGCGACAGTATCAG CTCCTGACAACAAATtaaacaagaacaagaagaaaaccAAACGGAAGGTAAAATCGGGTTCAAAGATGGCCAACCGCAAGACGGGTATCAAGCCAGGGTTGAAGTTGAAAACTCGAGCAAAGTCTGCCAAAAGTATCTACAGCCAAACACTGATGCGTGTTGGGAGTGCAGTAGGGTTCAACGCCAACAGTCTACGGTTACAGACTCGGCAGAAAACGGGAAAGTCGGACCAAAGAGTCAGTCGCACAAGCGAAGCAACTAGAAGAGACAACAAGATGTCTGCGCCAAAGGCAAGCAGTGAAATCATCTACTCTCAGAAATTTTCTAGACTCCATCCAAACAGTTCCATCCACGCAGTGTCAAAAAGTTTGGACAGTGCTCAAGAGAAACAATCGGACAAGCGTCACGCGGGGTTCTTGTCGGCGAGGAGAGCCGAAGTGCCGATGTTTTCTCCGAGAAGAGCCGATCTGCTGCCGTCACCGAGACGACCGAGTACGAATGGCGCCGAAG AGCAAATGGAGAGATACGAGTTCGTGCCGTCTATGACGGATGTCAGG GCCAAGCGAGAAGTGCAGGCTCGGTTACAGCTGATGGACAAGGCTGCCAAACAGAAGAAAGCCAAACAAATGGAGATTGCAAAACGGCAAGAAAAACGCAAGGAGAAAGATGGCGTCGCGGGGCACAAGGCTAGACAAAGACTAGAG ATATACGCGCTGAACAAAATCATGTCGGAATATGAATGGTCGAACTTTCAAGCCTTTAAAAGGAGCATCAATGGGGGTGTATGA